The following coding sequences lie in one Candidatus Bathyarchaeia archaeon genomic window:
- a CDS encoding YCF48-related protein gives MDKRLLITLLLGILIGGSLQISPASAATAWVYESSSTTNDLQAVRALSSDVAIAVGANGIIKKTTNKGYTWLTKTSGTTNKLEDIAITGSVGWAVGAQGTILKTGNAGESWSPQTSGTTQTLYAVDKVSDSIAFIVGSSDTFLKTTNGGLSWEKQLTFGIAGPLASPDFYGVDFITSQPNIGWAVGSKYTLFGTTHASIFKTTDGGNTWTKQSSPVVKNLRAIDMFSTLVGWIVGDDGTILKTTDGGTTWVQQGAGVTTANLYSVHAVNDNEVWAVGAGGVILHTTNGGSSWSIVSSGTADNLFDVHFASSTAGWAVGASGTIRHYSDFDFVIDALPPSRTIAAGSSTTYLVGAILIGGVSQSVSLGVSGLPAGASFSFSYGAGNPSFLSLLTITTSPTTPTGSHTLTISGSGGGLTRSIAVTLVITSGPDFGIAVAAPLIEIAAGSSKNLTLTITSAAGFSAPVALSVSGEPPGVSHSFSPPSVTPPAGGSANSNMTINVAASAAPGTYTLTITGTSGALSHSVTVDLTITAPPPAFDFEIAATSPSSVSIILGQTANFDLSINLLSGSPQPVALSASGVPPGATASFTAPSGSPPFVTTFSITTTASTIPGTYGIVITGTGGGISRTLSLTLILATSTATTTTGPTPDFALAAYPSAISVAKGASATSTITITSLGGFSAPVALSYSWVGAAPLGVTVNLPSPVTPPSGGSGTSTLQVSTSGTSPTGTFTLRVNGASGSLSHQVDLAITITVAGPSTPGCLIATATFGSELTPEVAFLRAFRDRDVLSTFAGREFMGVFNAWYYSFSPSVAALLYGNEALRQGVKLLLYPLIGILMASREVYSAASWSPELGVALAGLVASAMIGAVYASPLAMLASRRRWPHRAFAKLAAALLAAAILALMIGEALGSGPLVAMGSSVMVLSGLFAGFLLAHSALLALRSRKWRASDPQAPATDA, from the coding sequence ATGGATAAAAGGCTCCTTATTACCCTTCTATTAGGAATCCTAATTGGTGGCTCCTTACAGATCTCCCCTGCCTCGGCCGCGACCGCATGGGTTTACGAATCGAGCAGCACCACCAACGACCTCCAAGCCGTGAGGGCCCTTTCGTCTGACGTGGCGATAGCGGTAGGCGCCAACGGGATCATCAAGAAGACCACGAACAAGGGCTATACTTGGTTGACTAAAACCTCGGGTACAACGAACAAGCTGGAGGATATAGCGATCACGGGGAGCGTTGGCTGGGCAGTTGGGGCGCAAGGCACGATCCTGAAGACGGGTAATGCCGGAGAATCTTGGTCTCCGCAAACCAGTGGGACGACTCAGACCCTATATGCGGTCGATAAAGTATCAGACTCCATCGCCTTCATCGTCGGCTCCAGCGATACATTCCTGAAGACCACGAACGGCGGCTTGAGTTGGGAGAAGCAGTTGACGTTCGGCATAGCGGGGCCGCTCGCGAGCCCAGACTTCTACGGGGTCGATTTCATAACCTCCCAGCCAAATATAGGCTGGGCCGTGGGCTCCAAATACACGCTCTTTGGCACAACCCACGCATCTATATTCAAGACCACCGACGGCGGCAACACTTGGACGAAGCAAAGCTCCCCGGTGGTGAAAAACCTCAGGGCCATAGATATGTTTTCCACACTTGTGGGATGGATCGTTGGGGACGACGGTACGATCCTGAAGACGACGGACGGAGGGACGACTTGGGTCCAGCAGGGCGCTGGGGTTACAACGGCCAATCTTTACTCGGTCCATGCGGTCAATGATAACGAGGTTTGGGCGGTAGGGGCGGGCGGCGTGATATTACATACGACAAACGGTGGGTCGAGTTGGTCGATCGTTTCGAGCGGGACGGCCGACAACCTCTTCGACGTCCACTTCGCCTCCAGCACCGCGGGATGGGCGGTTGGCGCATCCGGCACAATACGCCACTACTCGGACTTCGATTTCGTCATCGATGCCCTGCCGCCCTCTAGGACGATCGCTGCTGGATCCTCGACCACTTACCTGGTAGGGGCGATCCTGATAGGCGGCGTTTCCCAATCCGTTAGCCTCGGGGTATCCGGCCTCCCGGCCGGCGCATCGTTCTCCTTCTCCTATGGGGCGGGGAATCCATCCTTCCTCTCGCTCCTAACGATCACGACTTCCCCAACGACGCCCACTGGATCCCATACCTTGACCATCTCGGGATCGGGTGGGGGCCTAACTCGATCAATCGCCGTCACGTTGGTGATTACATCGGGCCCGGACTTCGGAATCGCCGTTGCCGCCCCGCTCATCGAGATCGCTGCCGGCTCATCTAAGAACCTGACGCTGACAATAACCTCGGCCGCTGGGTTCAGCGCGCCCGTTGCGTTGAGCGTATCCGGGGAGCCGCCCGGCGTATCCCATAGCTTCTCGCCCCCCTCAGTAACGCCTCCCGCGGGGGGATCAGCCAATTCGAACATGACGATCAACGTGGCCGCATCGGCGGCGCCAGGAACCTATACCCTTACCATAACCGGCACGAGCGGAGCCCTATCCCACTCGGTTACGGTCGACCTAACGATCACTGCCCCGCCGCCCGCCTTCGATTTCGAGATCGCGGCGACATCCCCATCGAGCGTCAGCATAATCTTGGGCCAAACGGCTAATTTCGACTTATCCATAAACCTGCTCTCGGGATCCCCGCAGCCCGTGGCATTGAGCGCCTCGGGGGTCCCGCCCGGCGCGACCGCTTCCTTCACCGCGCCATCTGGTAGCCCGCCCTTCGTCACGACCTTCAGCATCACAACGACGGCCTCCACGATCCCGGGCACCTATGGTATAGTCATCACTGGGACCGGGGGTGGAATATCGAGGACCCTCTCGCTAACATTGATCTTGGCGACCAGCACCGCCACGACCACGACCGGCCCTACACCGGACTTCGCCCTTGCGGCCTATCCGAGCGCGATCTCGGTGGCCAAGGGGGCATCGGCCACTTCGACCATAACCATCACCAGCTTGGGCGGGTTCAGCGCCCCCGTCGCCCTCTCATATTCATGGGTCGGGGCAGCGCCCCTCGGGGTAACGGTGAACCTTCCGAGCCCGGTCACGCCGCCCTCCGGGGGATCCGGGACCTCGACCCTGCAAGTGAGCACCTCCGGCACCTCCCCGACCGGGACCTTCACCTTGAGGGTGAACGGCGCCAGCGGCTCGCTGAGTCATCAGGTCGATTTGGCGATAACCATAACTGTGGCGGGGCCCTCGACGCCCGGCTGCCTGATAGCCACGGCGACTTTCGGCTCGGAGCTGACGCCCGAAGTGGCGTTCCTCAGGGCCTTCAGGGATCGCGACGTCCTTTCGACCTTCGCGGGCAGGGAGTTCATGGGCGTTTTCAACGCTTGGTATTATTCCTTCAGCCCGTCCGTGGCGGCCCTCCTATATGGCAACGAGGCCCTGAGACAAGGGGTCAAATTGCTCCTCTATCCATTGATTGGGATATTGATGGCCTCCCGCGAAGTCTATTCAGCGGCCAGCTGGAGCCCGGAGCTCGGGGTAGCCTTGGCCGGGCTGGTCGCCAGCGCGATGATAGGGGCCGTTTACGCATCGCCCTTGGCCATGCTCGCCTCGAGGCGCAGGTGGCCCCATAGGGCCTTCGCCAAGTTAGCGGCCGCATTGCTGGCTGCCGCAATCCTAGCCCTAATGATCGGCGAGGCCTTGGGATCCGGGCCCTTGGTAGCCATGGGATCCTCGGTCATGGTCCTATCGGGGCTTTTCGCGGGCTTCCTCTTGGCCCATTCTGCGCTCTTGGCCCTGCGCTCGCGTAAGTGGAGAGCAAGCGATCCCCAAGCCCCCGCAACCGATGCCTAG
- a CDS encoding MBL fold metallo-hydrolase, which translates to MAEVDVLLKGFPGISNRGYFGWCNVVLIKSEGENLLFDTGSHGDRALLLKELERRGLRPSDIDCVIISHLHFDHCLNADLFKGSRLLMSEDATRYACSDQPDAVGDTFVPRAHAEKLAERAEPMGDGDRITGEVEAMALPGHTPGLMGLFLRGEGIAIASDSIKNAWEFVRMDPTACFHSKEEAIRSMRRIAERAKVVIPGHDRAFEIKDGRVEYRGGIRIEISAMLAPELEGPIRYSISVGPEP; encoded by the coding sequence GTGGCCGAAGTGGACGTCCTTTTGAAGGGGTTTCCAGGAATTTCGAATAGGGGATATTTCGGCTGGTGCAACGTCGTCCTCATTAAAAGCGAAGGGGAGAATTTGCTCTTCGATACAGGATCGCATGGCGATAGGGCCCTTTTGCTCAAGGAGCTCGAAAGGCGCGGTTTGAGGCCCTCGGACATAGATTGCGTGATCATAAGCCATTTGCATTTCGATCATTGCCTCAACGCGGACCTATTCAAGGGCTCGAGGCTGCTGATGAGCGAAGATGCCACAAGATATGCCTGCTCGGATCAGCCCGATGCCGTTGGGGATACATTCGTGCCTAGGGCCCATGCGGAGAAGTTGGCCGAGAGGGCCGAGCCGATGGGTGATGGGGATAGGATAACCGGCGAGGTGGAGGCGATGGCCCTCCCGGGCCATACCCCAGGCTTGATGGGCCTTTTCCTAAGGGGCGAGGGCATCGCCATAGCGAGCGATTCCATCAAGAACGCTTGGGAGTTCGTCAGGATGGATCCAACCGCATGTTTCCATAGCAAAGAGGAGGCCATTAGAAGCATGAGGAGGATAGCCGAAAGGGCGAAGGTCGTGATCCCGGGCCATGATAGGGCCTTCGAGATCAAGGACGGAAGGGTGGAATACAGGGGCGGCATAAGGATAGAGATATCGGCTATGCTCGCGCCCGAGCTGGAGGGGCCAATCCGCTATTCGATCTCGGTCGGCCCCGAGCCTTAA